A region of Streptomyces sp. WMMC500 DNA encodes the following proteins:
- a CDS encoding response regulator transcription factor — protein MRVLVVEDHPELADSVARVLRREGMAVDVVYDGSDVLERTMTVDYDVVVLDRDLPGVHGDDVCRELVSQPHHARVLMLTASGTIVDRVEGLNLGADDYLPKPFAYAELVARLRALARRAQPAVPPVLEHGDLRLDPAQRFATRGGERLTLTPKELAVLECLLSARGRVVSAEELLERVWDEAADPFTNTVKTTINRLRAKLGPPPVIETVPRSGYRM, from the coding sequence GTGAGGGTTCTGGTGGTCGAGGACCACCCCGAGCTGGCCGACTCGGTGGCCCGGGTGCTGCGCCGCGAAGGCATGGCCGTCGACGTGGTGTACGACGGATCCGACGTGCTGGAGCGCACGATGACCGTCGACTACGACGTCGTCGTCCTCGACCGGGACCTGCCCGGCGTCCACGGCGACGACGTGTGCAGGGAACTGGTCTCCCAGCCCCACCACGCGCGCGTGCTGATGCTCACCGCCTCCGGGACGATCGTCGACCGCGTCGAAGGACTGAACCTCGGCGCCGACGACTACCTGCCCAAGCCCTTCGCCTACGCCGAGCTGGTCGCCCGGCTGCGGGCCCTCGCCCGCCGCGCCCAGCCCGCCGTACCCCCCGTCCTGGAGCACGGCGACCTCCGGCTCGACCCCGCGCAGCGCTTCGCCACCCGCGGAGGCGAACGCCTCACGCTCACCCCCAAGGAACTCGCCGTGCTGGAGTGCCTGCTCTCCGCCCGGGGACGGGTGGTGTCGGCGGAGGAACTCCTCGAACGCGTGTGGGACGAGGCGGCCGACCCGTTCACCAACACGGTGAAGACCACGATCAACCGCCTGCGCGCCAAGCTCGGTCCGCCCCCGGTGATCGAGACGGTGCCGCGGAGCGGTTACCGGATGTGA
- a CDS encoding sigma factor-like helix-turn-helix DNA-binding protein, whose product MDEREFLALSFEEQRPHLRAVAHRVLGSAELAEEAVREAWLRVSRAEPDVEGVGGWLRTVVGEASLDILRARAARREDSPGPAANPMNTTVSSAKRTVGDSEPAGSAGPGPRREGFRGDSVGIALLAVLDSMTPAERLAFVMHDLFAVPYDEIAPIVRRSPTATRQLALRARRHMQGPPAGRADDARRTGGAPGAHSADFSAPSAAAVTDATADWGVTARWSAIAGAFLTASRGEDFHTLLALLDPDVVLRADAAAVAAGAAEEVRGAVAVADVFTGRLRAARLALVDGAPGLVWMHQGRPRIAFAFAFADGTIVAIDVIADPDRLRRLRLQPFEG is encoded by the coding sequence ATGGACGAGCGCGAGTTTCTGGCCCTGAGCTTCGAGGAGCAGCGCCCGCATCTGCGCGCGGTCGCCCACAGGGTCCTGGGCTCGGCCGAGCTGGCCGAGGAGGCCGTGCGGGAGGCGTGGTTGCGGGTGAGCCGTGCGGAACCGGACGTGGAGGGCGTGGGCGGCTGGTTGCGGACGGTCGTGGGCGAGGCCTCGCTGGACATCCTCCGGGCCCGGGCGGCGCGGCGGGAGGACTCGCCGGGTCCAGCGGCAAACCCGATGAACACCACGGTAAGCAGTGCAAAAAGGACCGTTGGCGACTCTGAGCCGGCGGGATCGGCCGGGCCGGGCCCGCGCCGGGAAGGGTTTCGCGGCGACTCCGTCGGCATAGCGCTGCTCGCCGTGCTCGACTCGATGACGCCCGCGGAGCGGCTGGCGTTCGTGATGCACGACCTGTTCGCCGTCCCGTACGACGAGATCGCGCCGATCGTCCGGCGCTCGCCGACCGCGACCCGGCAACTGGCCCTCCGGGCCCGCCGGCACATGCAGGGCCCCCCGGCCGGCCGCGCGGACGACGCACGCCGCACCGGGGGCGCGCCCGGCGCACACTCTGCCGACTTCTCCGCACCAAGCGCCGCCGCGGTCACGGACGCGACGGCGGACTGGGGCGTCACCGCGCGCTGGAGTGCCATCGCGGGCGCGTTCCTCACCGCTTCGCGCGGGGAGGACTTCCACACGCTCCTCGCACTGCTCGACCCCGACGTGGTGCTCCGCGCCGACGCCGCCGCGGTGGCCGCCGGCGCGGCGGAGGAGGTCCGCGGCGCCGTGGCGGTCGCCGACGTCTTCACGGGGAGGCTCAGAGCCGCCCGCCTGGCACTCGTGGACGGTGCGCCGGGGCTGGTGTGGATGCACCAGGGGCGGCCGAGGATCGCGTTCGCCTTCGCCTTCGCCGACGGCACGATCGTCGCCATCGACGTGATCGCCGATCCGGACCGCCTCCGCCGGCTGCGGTTGCAGCCGTTCGAGGGCTGA